In Arthrobacter sp. UKPF54-2, the following are encoded in one genomic region:
- a CDS encoding MFS transporter, translating to MTKTAYNVQDVIDNTPMGFKRWSIVVLCFVIALLDGFDTQSIAFIGPAIAEDFGLQATDMTWVITASTVGMCVGAMSLGTFGDRIGRKKTILLALALFGVFSLAGAFAQSLEQIVILRFLIGLGMGGATPALLALTAEYSPKSRRGTFMTLVLLGLPGGALLGGLVAAAWLPVLGWRGIFLAGGVLPLAMVLICLRMLSESPVFLAAKGTPAADAAARRIMASVSGRPVSPDALLTTNDKAEERSSIAALFSIRYRMVTIAVFATYLLNWIAWFLLLLWMPTALKMLGLAGSQAAMGTVTVNGAFILFAIPLSIILPKVNPRKLLLVMFGAGIVIAIGLGLAGSNFALVFVLIGLAGFGIGGQQLALNYLIANAYPTQLRATATGWGIGIGRLGSIVGSALGGVILTGLGVSGYFMALAVPLVLAGLATLLVRSKAVEADPAPTATPLEREAVS from the coding sequence GTGACAAAAACCGCCTATAACGTCCAGGACGTTATCGACAACACGCCCATGGGATTCAAACGATGGTCCATCGTCGTCCTCTGTTTCGTGATCGCATTGCTGGACGGATTCGACACGCAGTCCATTGCCTTCATCGGTCCGGCAATAGCCGAAGACTTTGGTTTGCAGGCCACGGACATGACGTGGGTAATCACGGCCAGCACCGTTGGCATGTGCGTGGGCGCCATGTCGCTCGGTACGTTCGGCGACCGGATCGGTCGTAAGAAAACCATCCTGCTCGCCCTGGCACTTTTTGGCGTGTTTTCCCTTGCTGGTGCCTTCGCTCAATCGCTGGAACAGATTGTCATTCTGCGCTTCCTCATTGGCCTGGGCATGGGCGGCGCCACGCCCGCCCTGCTGGCTTTGACGGCAGAGTACAGCCCCAAATCCCGACGCGGGACGTTCATGACATTGGTGCTCCTGGGCCTGCCTGGCGGTGCGCTGCTCGGCGGCCTTGTGGCGGCGGCCTGGCTCCCCGTCTTGGGCTGGCGCGGAATATTCCTGGCCGGAGGCGTGCTGCCCTTGGCCATGGTCTTGATCTGCCTGAGGATGCTCTCCGAGTCGCCCGTTTTCCTGGCAGCCAAGGGCACGCCCGCAGCCGACGCAGCGGCGCGTCGGATCATGGCGTCGGTCTCCGGCCGCCCGGTCAGCCCGGACGCCTTGCTGACGACAAATGACAAAGCCGAGGAACGCAGTTCCATCGCGGCACTCTTCTCAATCAGGTACCGGATGGTTACCATCGCAGTCTTTGCCACCTACCTGCTCAACTGGATCGCGTGGTTCCTGCTGCTGCTGTGGATGCCCACCGCACTCAAGATGTTGGGGCTGGCAGGCTCCCAGGCCGCCATGGGGACCGTGACCGTCAACGGCGCGTTCATCCTCTTTGCCATCCCGCTGTCCATAATCCTGCCCAAGGTGAACCCAAGGAAGCTGCTGCTGGTCATGTTTGGCGCGGGGATCGTCATCGCGATCGGGCTCGGATTGGCCGGCTCCAATTTTGCGCTGGTGTTCGTGTTGATCGGGCTCGCCGGCTTCGGCATTGGCGGCCAGCAGTTGGCCCTGAATTACCTGATCGCCAACGCCTACCCCACTCAACTTCGTGCCACAGCTACGGGCTGGGGAATCGGCATTGGCCGTCTTGGTTCCATCGTGGGCTCCGCCCTTGGCGGGGTCATCCTTACGGGACTGGGCGTCTCCGGATACTTCATGGCTCTCGCTGTTCCGCTGGTCCTCGCCGGACTGGCCACTCTCCTGGTGCGGAGCAAGGCTGTCGAGGCCGATCCTGCACCGACGGCGACGCCACTGGAACGTGAAGCCGTCAGCTAG
- a CDS encoding 1,6-dihydroxycyclohexa-2,4-diene-1-carboxylate dehydrogenase yields MRFTNKVVVVTGAAQGIGAVVARKIAAEGGSVVLADRSELVTEVCAELAAGGVPVRYFLCNLETYAGAADLMAYALAEFGRIDILINNVGGTIWAKPYEHYQEDEIEAEVRRSLFPTLWCCRAVLPHMVERAAGVIVNVSSIATRSINRVPYAAAKGGVNALTASLAFEAASHGIRVVATAPGGTAAPPRKIPRNPNEQSEQEAMWYQQIVDQTTESTLFKRYGTLDEQADPILFMASDDASYITGVVLPVGGGDLG; encoded by the coding sequence ATGCGTTTTACCAACAAGGTTGTCGTAGTGACAGGGGCCGCCCAAGGGATTGGCGCCGTCGTCGCACGGAAGATTGCCGCCGAGGGCGGCAGCGTGGTCCTGGCGGACCGGTCGGAGCTGGTCACGGAGGTGTGTGCCGAGCTGGCTGCCGGTGGAGTTCCCGTCCGGTATTTCCTTTGCAATCTGGAAACATATGCGGGCGCCGCTGACCTGATGGCCTACGCGCTGGCGGAGTTTGGGCGGATTGACATCCTGATCAACAATGTTGGCGGCACGATCTGGGCCAAGCCCTACGAGCACTATCAGGAGGACGAAATCGAGGCCGAAGTGCGGCGCTCCCTGTTCCCGACGCTGTGGTGCTGCCGTGCCGTGCTGCCGCATATGGTCGAGCGGGCGGCCGGGGTCATCGTGAACGTCTCCTCGATCGCCACGCGCAGCATCAACCGCGTGCCGTACGCGGCGGCAAAGGGCGGGGTCAACGCGCTGACCGCCTCGCTGGCGTTCGAAGCTGCCTCACACGGGATCCGCGTAGTGGCGACGGCACCCGGCGGCACAGCGGCCCCGCCGCGAAAGATACCCCGGAATCCCAACGAGCAGTCGGAACAAGAAGCGATGTGGTATCAGCAGATCGTCGACCAGACCACCGAAAGCACTTTGTTCAAGCGGTACGGCACGCTCGACGAGCAAGCCGACCCGATCTTGTTCATGGCCTCTGACGACGCCAGTTACATCACGGGGGTTGTCCTGCCGGTGGGCGGAGGAGACCTCGGATAA
- a CDS encoding flavin reductase family protein, with protein sequence MTRDVMGGIENRELCQVFGSFATGVTVVTTRTSDGIPHGATVTAFAAVSLDPPLAQVTLTRASRAAGYLEGAPFAVNILSLEQIDAARHFAGSVADTEPKWTLDGDVPELAGNAATLVCRPWNIYDGGDHIIVVGEVIAMDITEREPLVSFGGAFHTMGRRVEGDRCDANDSGWFAGSESFTPFPAPKSL encoded by the coding sequence ATGACGCGAGACGTCATGGGAGGCATCGAAAACCGGGAACTGTGCCAGGTATTCGGCAGTTTCGCCACCGGTGTCACTGTGGTTACCACCCGCACATCCGATGGCATTCCGCACGGGGCAACCGTCACCGCCTTCGCAGCCGTGTCCCTCGACCCGCCGCTGGCGCAAGTCACGCTGACCCGGGCCTCGCGCGCGGCAGGCTACCTGGAGGGTGCCCCGTTCGCCGTAAACATCCTCTCCCTCGAACAAATTGATGCTGCCCGGCACTTTGCCGGCAGCGTCGCTGACACGGAACCGAAATGGACGTTGGACGGCGACGTCCCTGAGCTGGCCGGGAACGCCGCCACCCTGGTGTGCCGGCCATGGAACATTTACGACGGCGGCGACCACATCATCGTCGTCGGTGAGGTCATCGCCATGGACATCACGGAGCGGGAACCGCTCGTCTCCTTCGGCGGGGCGTTCCACACGATGGGACGCCGCGTTGAAGGAGACCGGTGTGATGCCAACGACTCGGGGTGGTTCGCGGGGTCCGAATCTTTCACGCCGTTCCCGGCACCAAAGTCCCTCTAA
- a CDS encoding AMP-binding protein, translated as MFSSPFPAVDIPDVSLYEYLFGALAEQDLDRVAVVDGTSGAETSYRELRDRINALAGAVAAQGLGVHGVAAILCPNIPAFTVVFHGLLRAGATVTPINSLYTADEIEKQLTDAGATWLFTVSALLPAAREAADRVGIGAERLVVLDGAEGHPSLTDLLTAGAPAPDVSFDPATHIAVLPYSSGTTGRPKGVMLSHRNLVANVEQSRGLLKVTPEDRLLALLPFFHIYGLTVLLNLALRERARLVTIPRFDLAEFLRMIQDHKCSYLFIAPPVAVALSKHPMVADYDVSSVHTTLSGAAPLDGELGARLAERLGCRVLQGYGMTEMSPVSHLIPVDATDVPVSSVGYTVPNMECKLLDPATGEEIEVPTEGTSAPGHLLCRGPNVMLGYLNRPEETADTLDADGFLHTGDIATVRADGVVTVVDRLKELIKYKGYQIAPAELEALLLTHPGIADAAVIGTADADGQEVPMAFVVRQPGPDGEALDEGAVQDFVAARVAPFKKVRRVEFIDAVPKSSSGKILRRMLKTAQPAPQA; from the coding sequence GTGTTCTCGAGCCCGTTCCCCGCTGTAGATATCCCCGACGTCAGCCTCTACGAGTACCTCTTCGGTGCTCTGGCGGAGCAGGACCTGGACCGGGTCGCCGTGGTCGACGGCACCAGCGGCGCGGAAACGAGCTACCGCGAGCTGCGCGACCGGATCAACGCCCTCGCCGGCGCCGTCGCCGCCCAGGGCCTCGGCGTCCACGGGGTCGCCGCCATCCTGTGCCCGAACATCCCGGCGTTCACCGTGGTCTTCCACGGCCTGCTCCGCGCCGGAGCCACCGTCACCCCCATCAACTCGCTGTACACGGCGGACGAGATCGAAAAGCAGCTCACCGACGCCGGAGCGACCTGGCTGTTCACGGTGTCCGCCCTGCTGCCCGCCGCCCGCGAGGCCGCCGACCGCGTCGGAATCGGGGCGGAGCGGCTGGTGGTGCTCGACGGCGCCGAGGGCCACCCCTCGCTGACAGATTTGCTCACCGCCGGCGCCCCGGCCCCGGACGTCAGCTTCGATCCGGCCACCCACATCGCCGTGCTGCCCTACTCCTCCGGCACCACCGGCCGACCCAAGGGCGTGATGCTCAGCCACCGGAACCTGGTGGCGAACGTGGAACAGTCGCGCGGGCTGCTCAAGGTCACTCCGGAGGACCGGTTGCTGGCCCTGCTGCCGTTCTTCCACATCTACGGACTGACCGTGCTGCTGAACCTGGCCCTGCGGGAGCGGGCCCGCCTGGTGACTATCCCCAGGTTCGACCTCGCGGAATTCCTGCGGATGATCCAGGACCACAAATGCAGCTACCTCTTCATCGCCCCGCCGGTGGCCGTGGCGCTGTCCAAGCACCCGATGGTGGCGGACTACGACGTCAGCTCCGTCCACACCACGCTCTCCGGCGCGGCGCCGCTGGACGGCGAGCTCGGCGCGCGGCTGGCCGAGCGGCTCGGCTGCCGGGTGCTGCAGGGCTACGGCATGACCGAGATGAGCCCCGTGTCCCACCTGATTCCGGTCGACGCAACGGACGTGCCGGTCAGCTCGGTCGGCTACACGGTGCCCAACATGGAATGCAAGCTGCTCGACCCCGCCACGGGGGAGGAGATCGAGGTCCCCACCGAGGGAACCAGCGCCCCGGGACACCTGCTCTGCCGCGGACCGAACGTGATGCTGGGCTACCTGAACCGGCCCGAGGAAACGGCGGACACGCTGGACGCGGACGGGTTCCTGCACACCGGCGACATCGCCACGGTGCGGGCCGACGGCGTTGTGACGGTGGTGGACCGGCTCAAGGAACTGATCAAGTACAAGGGCTACCAGATTGCGCCGGCCGAGCTCGAAGCGCTGCTGCTGACCCACCCCGGCATCGCGGATGCCGCCGTGATCGGAACGGCCGACGCCGACGGCCAGGAGGTGCCGATGGCGTTCGTTGTGCGCCAGCCGGGCCCCGACGGCGAGGCGCTGGACGAGGGAGCCGTGCAGGACTTTGTGGCCGCCAGGGTGGCGCCGTTCAAGAAGGTCCGGCGCGTCGAGTTCATCGACGCCGTGCCGAAGTCCTCCTCCGGAAAGATCCTGCGCCGGATGCTGAAGACTGCACAGCCGGCGCCGCAGGCCTAG
- a CDS encoding universal stress protein yields the protein MTGIIVVGVDGSETALKAAHTARDLAASLGATLHVVSAFDSDRTEVFSSGSDRWIVSDADDAEKVAKSVAESLRTAEINVTYAAARGKPAEALIQEAERSGAQMIVVGNRRMRGLGRVLGSVANSVAHNAPCDVYIAKTDTAD from the coding sequence ATGACCGGAATCATCGTTGTCGGCGTCGACGGCAGTGAAACTGCCCTGAAGGCAGCCCACACCGCCCGGGACCTGGCGGCCTCCCTGGGTGCCACGCTGCACGTGGTAAGCGCCTTCGACAGCGACCGCACCGAAGTGTTCAGCAGCGGCAGCGACCGGTGGATCGTTTCCGACGCCGACGACGCCGAGAAGGTCGCCAAGTCGGTCGCGGAGAGCCTGCGCACGGCGGAGATCAACGTCACCTACGCCGCCGCCCGGGGCAAGCCGGCGGAGGCCCTGATCCAGGAGGCGGAGCGTTCCGGCGCGCAAATGATCGTGGTCGGAAACCGCCGGATGCGCGGCCTCGGCCGGGTGCTGGGGAGCGTTGCGAACAGTGTGGCCCACAACGCCCCCTGCGACGTTTACATCGCCAAGACCGACACCGCCGACTAG
- a CDS encoding PLP-dependent aminotransferase family protein, with protein MSHETLDAAAELLPAEAIDAIERAATSAHRHERLFSERAANIKQSAVRDVFDISLRPGLVSLAGGSPYLQSLPLERLGQSAAKIIAEQGLTALQYGGGQGTEELRTQICEVMAAEGILDAKPENIVITAGSQSAQDVATKVFCDPGDVVLVEDPTYVGALNTFEAYQVDVGTVPMDEDGIVPDLLEAKIAALQTAGKNIKFLYTIPSFNNPSGITLAAERRQQIVDICRNANILILEDNPYGLLRFDGEPLTPLRAGNPDDVIYMGSFSKIFAPGLRIGWALVPAHLQRRYYLASEAVTLCPPTLNQMLVSAYLRDYDWRGQIATYRGLYQERCEAMLAALEKYMPEGLSWTRPEGGFFVWVTLPEGVDTYPLLQKAIDAGVVFIPGAAFTPSDEPSNKLRLAYSAVPPDAIEEGVRRLAPVLGEAVAAL; from the coding sequence GTGAGCCACGAAACACTTGATGCCGCCGCAGAGCTTCTCCCGGCCGAGGCAATTGACGCAATCGAACGCGCGGCTACGTCCGCCCACCGCCACGAGAGGCTTTTCTCGGAGCGCGCAGCAAACATCAAGCAATCCGCCGTCCGGGACGTCTTTGACATTTCCCTGCGCCCCGGCCTCGTGTCGCTGGCCGGCGGCAGCCCCTACTTGCAGTCACTCCCCCTTGAGCGCCTCGGCCAGTCCGCCGCGAAGATTATCGCCGAACAGGGCCTCACCGCCCTGCAGTACGGCGGCGGGCAGGGTACCGAGGAGCTGCGCACGCAGATCTGCGAGGTGATGGCGGCCGAGGGCATCCTCGACGCGAAGCCCGAAAACATCGTCATCACCGCCGGCTCCCAGTCCGCCCAGGACGTGGCCACCAAGGTCTTCTGCGACCCGGGCGACGTGGTGCTGGTCGAGGATCCCACCTACGTCGGGGCGCTGAACACCTTCGAGGCGTACCAGGTGGATGTCGGCACCGTGCCGATGGACGAGGACGGCATCGTTCCGGACCTCCTGGAGGCCAAGATCGCCGCCCTGCAGACCGCGGGCAAAAACATCAAGTTCCTCTACACCATCCCGAGCTTCAACAACCCGTCCGGCATCACGCTGGCCGCCGAGCGCCGCCAGCAGATCGTGGATATATGCCGCAATGCGAATATTCTCATTCTGGAGGACAACCCCTACGGGCTGTTGCGCTTTGACGGCGAGCCGCTGACCCCGTTGCGGGCCGGCAACCCGGACGACGTGATCTACATGGGTTCCTTCTCCAAGATCTTCGCCCCGGGCTTGCGGATCGGCTGGGCCCTGGTCCCGGCGCACCTGCAGCGCCGCTACTACCTGGCCTCGGAGGCCGTCACCCTGTGCCCGCCGACCCTCAACCAGATGCTGGTCTCCGCGTACCTGCGGGACTACGACTGGCGCGGGCAGATCGCCACCTACCGCGGGCTCTACCAGGAGCGCTGCGAGGCGATGCTCGCCGCCCTGGAAAAGTACATGCCGGAGGGGCTGAGCTGGACGCGGCCGGAGGGCGGTTTCTTCGTCTGGGTGACCCTGCCCGAGGGCGTCGACACCTATCCGCTGCTGCAGAAGGCCATCGACGCCGGCGTCGTCTTTATTCCGGGGGCGGCCTTCACCCCCTCGGATGAGCCGTCCAACAAACTGCGGCTGGCGTACAGCGCGGTCCCTCCCGACGCCATCGAAGAAGGTGTCCGGCGTCTGGCGCCGGTGCTGGGGGAAGCCGTCGCGGCGTTGTAG
- a CDS encoding NAD(P)H-dependent oxidoreductase, translated as MSTNTVLTLVGSLRAGSTNAQLAEAIQLHAPEQVDVVIHDSLGNIPFYNEDIDVEGQVPAAAAALRAAANDADTLLLVTPEYNGTVPAPLKNAIDWLSRPFGAGALSGKPTAVVGTAFGQYGGVWAQDEARKAVGIAGAQVLEDVKLAVPGSMVRFAEIHPKDDAEVVEQIKGVFAALEEARGTEAA; from the coding sequence ATGAGCACCAACACCGTTCTCACCCTGGTCGGCAGCCTGCGCGCCGGCTCCACCAACGCCCAGCTCGCCGAGGCGATCCAGCTCCACGCCCCCGAGCAGGTGGATGTCGTTATCCACGACAGCCTCGGCAACATCCCGTTCTACAACGAGGACATCGACGTCGAGGGCCAGGTTCCCGCCGCCGCAGCCGCCCTGCGTGCCGCCGCCAACGATGCAGACACCCTGCTGCTGGTCACCCCGGAGTACAACGGCACCGTGCCCGCGCCGCTGAAGAACGCCATCGACTGGCTGTCCCGCCCGTTCGGCGCCGGCGCCCTCAGCGGCAAGCCCACCGCCGTCGTCGGCACCGCCTTCGGCCAGTATGGCGGCGTCTGGGCCCAGGACGAGGCCCGCAAGGCCGTCGGCATCGCCGGCGCTCAGGTCCTGGAGGACGTGAAGCTCGCCGTTCCCGGCTCCATGGTCCGCTTCGCGGAGATCCACCCGAAGGACGACGCCGAGGTCGTGGAGCAGATCAAGGGCGTCTTCGCCGCCCTTGAAGAGGCCCGCGGCACCGAAGCGGCGTAG
- a CDS encoding TetR/AcrR family transcriptional regulator, with product MSLIPIRPGAHAGPPDAPGGQSSPRAAESERRDAARNRELLLRAARELIEECGADGLTMATLAQRAGVGKGTVFRRFGSRAGLMMTLLSDAEAKFQGRFMFGPPPLGPGAPALERLVAFGAERIGWVLEYGELARAADVSAYNRFDVPAAVLWHRHLELLLRQAGVTADPWLMAGALSVTLEPERILHSVRVHGVAPARLVESWRELATRVVKGA from the coding sequence GTGAGCTTGATCCCAATCCGCCCCGGCGCGCACGCGGGCCCGCCCGACGCCCCGGGCGGCCAGTCGTCGCCGCGCGCGGCCGAGTCGGAGCGCCGGGATGCCGCCCGCAACCGTGAGCTGCTGCTCCGGGCCGCCCGCGAACTCATCGAGGAGTGCGGGGCGGACGGCCTCACCATGGCCACCCTCGCCCAGCGGGCGGGGGTCGGCAAGGGGACCGTGTTCCGCAGGTTCGGCAGCCGGGCGGGGCTGATGATGACCCTGCTCAGTGACGCCGAGGCCAAGTTCCAGGGCAGGTTTATGTTCGGCCCGCCGCCCCTGGGCCCCGGCGCCCCGGCCCTCGAGCGGCTGGTGGCCTTCGGCGCCGAACGCATCGGCTGGGTGCTGGAATACGGCGAGCTCGCCCGCGCCGCGGACGTGTCCGCCTACAACCGCTTTGACGTGCCCGCCGCCGTCCTCTGGCACCGCCACCTGGAGCTGCTCTTGCGCCAGGCAGGGGTGACCGCCGACCCCTGGCTGATGGCCGGTGCCCTGAGCGTGACACTCGAGCCGGAGCGCATCCTGCATTCGGTCCGGGTCCATGGGGTGGCGCCGGCCCGGCTGGTAGAGTCCTGGCGGGAGCTGGCCACCCGCGTGGTCAAAGGCGCGTAG
- a CDS encoding ABC transporter permease: MLRYLAKRALTYVFMIFLTTTAGYFLAVNTLQPALLEQERIPRPTPEQVVNSFRLKGLDPELSPWERYVDWLTAIVTRWDWGRSPNGAFINAEFGDRVWISTRLFLASIILTLIIGVALGVYTAARQYKASDRVITSYSYLVHIVPAPIAYFLVQLGAININETVGERIFFVTGISTPGMEGNGWAQFIDMLAHYAVPTFAITIVGWGTYQIAQRQYLLDNVNADFVRTARAKGLTRNQAITRHALRVSFIPVAQSIAFTIPAIFAGGFFAEKIFAWHGVGSWSIDAIALQDVNAATATLAYGSVIFAVGAILADFATTLVDPRVRVQ, encoded by the coding sequence ATGCTCCGATATCTCGCCAAACGTGCCCTCACGTACGTCTTTATGATCTTCCTGACCACCACGGCAGGGTACTTCCTGGCCGTGAACACTCTGCAGCCCGCGCTGCTGGAGCAGGAGCGGATTCCGCGGCCCACCCCCGAGCAGGTGGTCAATTCCTTCCGGCTCAAGGGCCTCGACCCTGAGCTCAGCCCGTGGGAACGTTACGTCGACTGGCTCACGGCGATCGTCACCCGCTGGGACTGGGGACGCAGCCCCAACGGCGCGTTCATCAACGCCGAATTCGGTGACCGTGTCTGGATCTCCACCCGGCTGTTCCTCGCCTCCATCATCCTGACCCTGATCATCGGCGTCGCCCTGGGCGTCTACACCGCGGCCCGGCAGTACAAGGCCTCGGACCGGGTCATCACGTCCTACAGCTACCTGGTCCACATCGTGCCCGCGCCGATCGCCTACTTCCTGGTGCAGCTCGGTGCCATCAACATCAACGAGACGGTCGGCGAACGCATCTTCTTCGTCACCGGCATCTCCACCCCCGGGATGGAGGGCAACGGCTGGGCGCAGTTCATCGACATGCTGGCCCACTACGCGGTGCCGACCTTCGCCATCACCATCGTGGGCTGGGGGACCTACCAGATTGCGCAGCGCCAATACCTGCTGGACAACGTCAACGCCGACTTTGTCCGCACCGCCCGCGCCAAGGGCCTGACCCGCAACCAGGCCATCACCCGGCACGCCCTGCGGGTGTCCTTCATCCCGGTCGCGCAAAGCATCGCCTTCACCATCCCGGCGATCTTCGCCGGCGGTTTCTTCGCGGAGAAGATCTTCGCCTGGCACGGCGTCGGCTCCTGGAGCATCGACGCGATCGCCCTGCAGGACGTCAACGCCGCGACGGCGACCCTCGCCTACGGCTCCGTAATCTTCGCGGTCGGTGCGATCCTCGCGGACTTCGCCACCACGCTGGTCGACCCGAGAGTGCGGGTGCAGTAA
- a CDS encoding ABC transporter permease, with protein MTNLNAIDPAAVADEAKIENNDVVIAKSSIILRRFLRNKTAVAGLVIFLALALFSFVGGFFTSWDKETIDPFNIGMPPSSEHLLGTSQAGIDLYALTVEGTRISILIGLVVGLVSVLIAAVYGCTMAYFGGKVDKVMLFILEALIMMPALLVVAVATSGGGNGLQQTLPSWLLLIIVLLVFSWMGTARLIRSLSMSLMTRDFVKAAQYMGIQPRRIVWRHLVPNIGSLLVLDITRGVTGAILAEVAFSFIGIGIKVPDVSLGVLIGQATSQVSTFPWMFWVPLTVMFLLTGSLAMMNDGLRDAFDPSSSSVGSAKKKKKTV; from the coding sequence ATGACCAACCTCAATGCCATCGACCCCGCCGCAGTCGCCGACGAAGCAAAAATCGAGAACAACGACGTCGTCATTGCCAAGTCCTCGATCATCCTGCGCCGTTTCCTGCGCAATAAGACAGCCGTCGCCGGCCTGGTGATCTTCCTCGCCCTGGCACTCTTTTCCTTTGTGGGCGGCTTCTTCACCAGCTGGGACAAGGAGACGATCGACCCGTTCAACATCGGCATGCCGCCGTCGTCCGAGCATCTGCTCGGCACCTCCCAGGCCGGGATCGACCTCTACGCCCTGACCGTGGAGGGGACCCGGATCTCCATCCTGATCGGCCTCGTCGTCGGCCTCGTCTCGGTCCTGATCGCCGCTGTCTACGGCTGCACCATGGCCTACTTCGGCGGGAAGGTGGACAAGGTCATGCTGTTCATCCTCGAAGCCCTGATCATGATGCCGGCCCTGCTGGTGGTGGCCGTGGCCACGAGCGGCGGGGGCAACGGGCTGCAGCAGACGCTGCCCAGCTGGCTCCTGCTGATCATCGTCCTGCTGGTCTTCAGCTGGATGGGCACCGCCCGCCTCATCCGCTCGCTCTCGATGTCCCTCATGACGCGGGACTTCGTCAAGGCGGCCCAGTACATGGGGATCCAGCCGCGGCGCATCGTCTGGCGCCACCTTGTCCCGAACATCGGCTCGCTGCTGGTGCTGGACATCACCCGCGGCGTCACCGGCGCCATCCTTGCCGAGGTGGCGTTCTCCTTCATCGGCATCGGCATCAAGGTCCCGGACGTCAGCCTGGGTGTGCTGATCGGCCAGGCCACTTCCCAGGTCTCCACCTTCCCGTGGATGTTCTGGGTCCCGCTGACCGTGATGTTCCTGCTGACCGGTTCACTCGCCATGATGAACGACGGCCTGCGTGACGCGTTCGATCCCAGCTCCAGCTCCGTAGGCAGCGCCAAGAAGAAAAAGAAGACGGTATGA